A region of Solea solea chromosome 7, fSolSol10.1, whole genome shotgun sequence DNA encodes the following proteins:
- the LOC131462369 gene encoding uncharacterized protein LOC131462369 isoform X1, with protein MGVWECKVCGKSVPSRYELLKHCKLKHGHHGSRFRHCCPYSNCPCTFRLWNSLLSHIYRSHKAQTSSEPSELSIYSCQLCACPQLANERDYFSHVNEHLRRNETVTCMFKDCSFKTSIYNTFHTHKNRKHNPHNVNDFKAEVVSVVARLQESDTSVIDVSCAAGTDVESETDVDAHASSIEDLPKAIEQNIASVLLKLEHVHFVPATAIDELLQELHYLLSSVSVPVTFNSLCNILNKCSVTVNESVVKELAETVCKTCPLAKAFAKDGPLATAYKRKQYYKKHFNVVNPVEYILDPKTNKTYQYIPILPSLQHLLNNRDILESVIHTQKTQESTLNVVHYKSIRDGIYFKENIFFTGEDLKLSVSLYVDDFEVCNPLGTSRKTHKLCGVYWILNNLPPGSHSALSSIYLAVLCKSTDVKVYGYEKILEPLLQDLIILEKHGVFITGLGEFVKGTVQTVIADNLGAHGIAGFIESFSGVYFCRFCTGEKTDIQDKAVQSGHFNLRTKDVHETHIKFARENSTIYCGVKRECVFTKNLSHFDVTRGYPPDIVHDLFEGVVPVEIALCISEIISKKYLSLDTLNNLILNFPYKWGDRTNKPHIIPRTYASRRTIGGNAHENWNLLRLLPFIIGDLIPEAEPAWLVLLDLKEIVELAVAPLHNKETIAYLDCKITEHRDRFLELFPARLLPKHHFLEHYPQLIECFGPLVGQWTMRFEAKHSFFKKVARHTNCFKNIPLTLATKHQQMIAYHISALHLKPALEVENVSVLPVDVMNKEVVGSLRQKNPEINDVHLAKNATIKGISYKIGMLIPYGSTGGLPGFAEILQICIVERSLSFVVRVLFAWYREHFRAYELTISPNREVALVHLENLADAYPLCDYTVGVKRMVTLKRHIIV; from the coding sequence atgggtgtgtgGGAATGTAAGGTCTGTGGAAAATCAGTCCCAAGTAGGTATGAATTGCTTAAACATTGCAAGCTAAAACATGGCCATCATGGAAGCAGGTTCAGGCATTGCTGCCCATATTCCAATTGTCCATGCACATTTAGACTTTGGAACAGTCTTTTGAGTCATATATACCGTTCTCACAAAGCTCAAACATCTTCAGAACCATCAGAGTTATCTATATATTCATGTCAGCTGTGTGCATGTCCTCAACTTGCAAATGAACGAGATTACTTCAGTCatgtaaatgaacatttaagAAGGAATGAAACTGTAACATGCATGTTCAAAGattgttcatttaaaactagcatttacaatacatttcatactcataaaaacaggaaacataatccccataatgtaaatgatttcAAAGCTGAGGTTGTTAGTGTTGTTGCAAGGTTACAGGAATCAGACACTTCAGTGATTGATGTTTCTTGTGCAGCAGGCACAGATGTAGAATCTGAAACGGACGTAGATGCACATGCTTCTAGTATTGAAGATCTTCCCAAAGCTATTGAGCAGAATATAGCCTCAGTTTTATTAAAGTTAGAGCATGTTCATTTTGTACCAGCTACAGCTATTGATGAATTGCTTCAggaattacactatctgttaAGCTCTGTATCTGTTCCAGTCACATTTAATAGCCTGTGTAACATCCTTAATAAATGTTCTGTTACAGTTAATGAGTCAGTTGTCAAGGAGCTTGCTGAAACAGTGTGCAAAACCTGTCCTTTAGCTAAAGCCTTTGCAAAAGATGGCCCCCTAGCTACAGcctacaaaagaaaacagtattataaaaaacatttcaatgtgGTAAACCCAGTTGAGTACATCCTTGACCCTAAGACCAATAAGACATATCAGTATATTCCCATTTTGCCTTCTCTTCAGCATCTGTTAAATAATCGTGACATTTTAGAAAGTGTAATCCATACACAGAAGACACAGGAAAGTACCTTGAATGTAGTACATTATAAATCAATAAGGGATGGAATTtactttaaagaaaacatttttttcactgGGGAGGATTTGAAATTATCTGTGTCACTATATGTAGATGACTTTGAGGTGTGCAATCCTTTAGGCACATCCAGAAAAACTCATAAACTCTGTGGTGTGTATTGGATTTTGAACAATTTACCACCTGGATCTCATTCAGCTCTTTCTTCCATCTACCTAGCAGTTTTATGCAAGAGTACTGATGTTAAGGTGTATGGGTATGAAAAAATTCTAGAGCCCCTTTTACAGGATTTGATCATTTTAGAGAAACatggtgtttttattacaggTCTTGGAGAGTTCGTGAAAGGCACAGTCCAGACAGTCATTGCTGATAATTTAGGAGCCCACGGGATTGCAGGCTTCATCGAAAGCTTCTCTGGTGTGTACTTCTGCAGGTTTTGTACAGGTGAGAAAACAGACATTCAGGACAAGGCTGTTCAGTCAGGACATTTTAACTTACGAACAAAAGATGTACACGAAACACACATTAAGTTTGCAAGGGAGAACTCAACAATCTATTGTGGAGTAAAAAGAGAGTGTGTTTTTACTAAGAATTTATCTCATTTTGATGTTACCCGAGGCTACCCTCCTGATATAGTCCATGACTTATTTGAGGGTGTTGTTCCTGTTGAAATTGCCCTCTGCATCAGTGAAATAATTTCCAAAAAATATTTGTCTCTTGACACGCTAAACAACTTAATCCTGAACTTTCCATATAAGTGGGGAGACAGAACTAACAAACCTCATATTATACCACGCACTTACGCCTCTAGAAGGACCATTGGGGGTAACGCCCATGAAAATTGGAATCTTTTGAGGTTGCTTCCGTTTATAATAGGAGACCTGATACCAGAGGCAGAGCCTGCTTGGCTTGTGTTGCTTGACTTAAAAGAAATAGTTGAACTTGCTGTTGCCCCTCTTCATAATAAAGAAACCATCGCCTACTTGGACTGCAAAAtcacagaacacagagacaGGTTCTTGGAACTTTTTCCTGCACGACTCTTACCAAAACATCACTTCCTCGAACATTACCCTCAATTAATTGAATGTTTTGGGCCTTTGGTAGGGCAGTGGACTATGAGGTTCGAGGCGAAGCATAGCTTCTTTAAGAAAGTTGCTCGTCACACAAATTGTTTCAAGAATATTCCACTGACATTAGCAACTAAACATCAGCAAATGATTGCATATCATATCAGTGCATTACATCTTAAACCTGCTTTGGAAGTTGAAAATGTTTCTGTGCTTCCTGTAGATGTAATGAACAAGGAAGTAGTGGGCAGTCTTAGGCAGAAAAACCCTGAGATCAATGATGTACATCTTGCCAAAAATGCAACCATTAAAGGCATCTCCTACAAAATTGGTATGCTTATTCCATATGGTTCCACAGGTGGCTTACCTGGCTTTGCAGAGATCCTTCAAATCTGCATTGTTGAAAGAAGTTTGAGCTTTGTTGTAAGGGTATTGTTTGCATGGTATCGTGAGCATTTCAGAGCTTATGAACTAACGATATCTCCTAATAGAGAGGTTGCCCTAGTTCATCTTGAAAACCTGGCCGATGCTTATCCACTCTGTGACTACACTGTGGGTGTGAAACGAATGGTTACCTTGAAAAGGCACATTATTGTTTAA
- the LOC131462369 gene encoding uncharacterized protein LOC131462369 isoform X2: MSNPVHLRVVLGGDDARKLSLMSGIPASVDQLVHEIKTAFGLVQQFRLQYKDADFGNEYVNLISTSEIRDRDTVKVVFFACEETIFSIPGTLPPCSTSTPLTSPNISQSSVNSFSSRSLDEDGFSSDHSFGSADTIILDPSPESRTSSWPPVFIVPNFSYFADILLQRANAEFRENGTLLTPPPKLRMDILEGMAEQIFKYTAYPSDSQLEEAAEVLVHVHPCLRERGTRAGHEGWKQYLKTKVANFRTKLCKIGYPEVSVNSLKNKRKGQEKAAANIKKPRKAEVNFLPSLPCGETRESLENERVALLTEVKKRHNEAVVKQKMQKTFSYRRQEVVQDSPLVSDFVNRWPALFTVSEINAEFMRITTLPLQAKFLGEVDKYTPNLMKVFSSRGGAAGKKIRLLMAPTTKSEDIEVKRDCVLQGLCAYLNEDSNTLIKKYLNVNIAEAEREIAQTTMGLYVIQKEGADEEGKPEDVGVVIEGVELLCNLGSVSFGCAMLFGLIYTLNLSYPQELKFTFEFFQKVLMNLDGNRLSPKVQALKIKMLQ, encoded by the exons ATGTCAAATCCAGTTCACCTGAGAGTCGTCCTCGGCGGAGATGACGCTAGAAAACTTAGCCTGATGTCAGGGATACCAGCATCTGTGGATCAACTTGTCCATGAGATAAAGACTGCTTTCGGACTTGTGCAGCAGTTCAGACTGCAGTATAAAGATGCAGATTTTGGAAATGAATATGTTAATCTCATTTCAACAAGTGAAATAAGAGACAGGGATACTGTGAAAGTGGTATTTTTTGCATGTGAAGAAACTATCTTCAGCATTCCAGGTACTCTACCACCTTGCAGCACCAGCACCCCACTGACTTCTCCCAACATATCCCAAAGCTCTGTGAACTCCTTCAGCTCTCGATCCTTGGACGAGGATGGATTTTCCTCTGATCACTCATTTGGCAGTGCAGACACCATCATTTTAGATCCATCTCCAGAGTCAAGAACCTCTTCATGGCCTCCAGTCTTCATTGTTCCCAACTTTTCATATTTTGCTGACATTCTACTTCAGAGAGCAAATGCAGAATTCAGAGAAAACGGCACTCTTCTTACCCCTCCCCCAAAGCTAAGAATGGATATTCTTGAAGGCATGGCTGAACAGATCTTCAAATACACAGCATACCCCAGTGACTCCCAACTTGAAGAGGCTGCTGAGGTCTTGGTGCATGTCCATCCATGTTTGAGGGAAAGAGGAACTCGAGCTGGCCATGAAGGATGGAAACAGTATCTAAAGACAAAAGTTGCCAATTTCCGCACAAAACTGTGCAAGATTGGTTACCCAGAAGTCAGTGTAAACTCTCTTAAGAACAAGCGCAAAGGTCAAGAAAAAGCAGCTGCCAACATCAAAAAACCAAGAAAAGCTGAAGTTAACTTTCTCCCATCTCTCCCTTGCGGTGAAACGAGAGAGAGTCTTGAAAATGAAAGAGTAGCTCTCTTGACAGAGGTGAAAAAGAGACACAATGAAGCTGTGGTCAAGCAGAAAATGCAGAAGACCTTCTCCTACAGACGTCAAGAGGTTGTCCAGGACTCGCCTTTAGTCTCTGACTTTGTGAACAGATGGCCTGCCTTGTTCACAGTCAGTGAG ATAAATGCAGAATTCATGCGTATAACAACTTTGCCACTTCAAGCCAAGTTTTTGGGAGAAGTAGACAAATACACACCTAACTTGATGAAGGTCTTCAGCAGtagaggaggagctgctggaaaGAAGATCAGGCTTCTCATGGCTCCGACAACTAAG AGTGAGGATATCGAAGTCAAGAGGGACTGTGTACTTCAAGGTCTTTGTGCTTATCTTAATGAGGACAGCAACACTCTTATCAAGAAGTACTTG AACGTCAACATTGCGGAAGCTGAGAGAGAAATCGCACAGACCACCATGGGGCTGTATGTGATCCAAAAAGAGGGTGCTGATGAGGAGGGAAAGCCAGAGGATGTTGGAGTAGTGATTGAGGGCGTGGAACTTCTGTGCAATCTGGGAAGTGTTTCCTTTGGGTGTGCCATGCTTTTTGGGCTTATCTACACACTCAACCTGAGCTATCCCCAGGAACTCAAATTCACATTTGAGTTCTTTCAGAAAGTGTTGATGAACTTGGATGGTAACAGACTGTCCCCAAAGGTCCAAGCACTTAAAATAAAGATGCTTCAGTGA